The sequence CGCTTTGCCATGGCATGTGTGTGGGAAATTTTCGTGGAGAATGTCTATAACAAAATAGGCGAAAAGGAGGGAAAATAATGGCAAAACAAAAGATTCGTATTCGTTTGAAAGCATATGATCACAGAATTTTGGATCAATCAGCTGAGAAAATTGTAGAAACAGCAAAACGTTCAGGTGCAAGTGTATCGGGTCCGATTCCACTTCCAACTGAAAGATCTGTTTACACGATTCTTCGTGCGGTGCATAAATACAAAGATTCGCGCGAGCAGTTCGAAATGCGTACACACAAACGTCTTATCGACATCGTTAACCCAACACCACAAACTGTTGATGCGTTAATGAAACTCGACTTACCGTCGGGCGTAGACATTGAAATCAAACTTTAATAGCTACTAAATAAAACTTAAACTAATTCAGGAGGTGTGACAAATGACCAAAGGAATCTTAGGAAGAAAAGTCGGTATGACGCAAGTATTTGCTGAAAACGGCGACCTCATTCCGGTAACTGTGATTGAAGCTGGACAAAACGTTGTTCTTCAAAAGAAGACAAAAGAAACGGACGGCTACGAATCAATCCAAATCGGTTTTGAAGATAAACGAGAAAAGCTAGCTAACAAACCTGAAAAAGGGCATGTTGCTAAAGCTGCTACGGCACCTAAGCGCTTCGTTCGCGAATTCCGCGAATTAGACGTGAACGGTTACGAAGTTGGTCAGGAAGTCAAAGTTGATACTTTCGCTGAAGGCGATATCGTCGACATTACAGGAACAACAAAAGGTAAAGGGTTCCAAGGTGTTGTTAAACGCCACGGTTATTCACAAGGACCTATGAGCCACGGATCACGTTTCCACCGCGCGCCAGGATCTATCGGTTCTGTTGACGCTCAACGTGTATTCAAAGGGAAAAAACTACCAGGACGTATGGGTGGTAAAACAGTAACGATTCAAAATCTTGAAATTATACGAGTAGATGCTGAACGCAACTTGCTACTTGTAAAAGGTAACGTTCCAGGATCACGCAAATCACTTCTACAAGTGCGTAGCGCAATCAAAGGGAACTGACCATTAAAGAAAGGAGGAAATAGGAATGGCTAAAGTATCCGTACTAAACCAGACAGGATCTTCTGTCGGCGACATCGAACTAAATGATGCGATTTTTGGAATCGAGCCGAACGAAGCTGTCTTATTTGAAGCATTGGTCCAACAGCGTGCGTCATTACGCCAAGGTAACCATAAAGTAAAAACACGCGCGGAAGTCGCTGGTGGTGGACGTAAACCATGGCGCCAAAAAGGAACAGGACGTGCTCGTCAAGGGTCAATCCGTTCACCGCAATGGCGTGGAGGCGGTATCGTATTCGGTCCAAATCCAAGAAGCTATAGCTACAAACTACCGAAAAAAGTTCGTAGACTTGCTCTTCTTTCAGCTCTTTCAACGAAAGTACGCGAAGAAGACATTATCGTTCTTGATGGACTTACATTCGATGCACCTAAAACAAAAGAATTCGTCAAAGTATTAGCAGCTCTTTCAATCGACAAAAAAGCATTGATCGTAACTGCAGACCTAGATGAAACAGTAGCGTTATCTGCACGTAACATCCCTGGAATCAGCGTTGTTACTGCATCTGGCATCAACGTTCTTGACCTTATCGGCCATAATAAACTTGTTATGACGAAAGCAGCAGTTCAAAAAGTAGAGGAGGTGCTTGGTTAATGGAAGCACGTGATATTTTAAAACGTCCGGTCATTACCGAGCGTTCTTCTGAACAAATGGAATTCAAAAAATACACTTTCGAGGTTGACACGCGCGCTAACAAAACACATGTGAAGCAAGCTGTTGAAGAAATCTTCGGAGTAAAAGTAGAAAAAGTTAACGTACAGAACTACAAAGGTAAGTTCAAGCGTATGGGTAAACATGCAGGATACACAAACAAACGCCGTAAAGCGATTGTTACATTGTCTGCTGACTCAAAAGACATCGAACTTTTTGAAATCTAATTTAAATAACCTAGATAGTTAATTATACAAAGGAGGGAACACCAATGGCGATTAAGAAATACAAACCTACCTCCAACGGACGTCGTAACATGACTTCTTCTGATTTTGCTGAGATTACTACAGACAAACCAGAAAAATCATTGCTTGCACCGCTTAAACGGAAAGGCGGCCGTAACAATACAGGTAGGACTACTGTTCGTCACCAAGGTGGAGGCCATAAGCGCCAATACCGTGTCATCGATTTCCAACGTCGGAAAGATGGCATACCAGGACGCGTTGCTACGATCGAATACGATCCAAACCGTTCTGCGAACATCGCTTTGATCAATTATGTAGACGGGGAGAAACGTTATATCCTCGCACCAAAAGGATTGGAAGTTGGCATGACAGTAATGTCTGGTCCAGATGCGGATATTAAAGTAGGTAACACACTTCCACTTGAAAATATTCCAATGGGTTCAACTATCCACAACATCGAACTAAAACCAGGTAAAGGTGGTCAACTTGTACGTTCAGCAGGTACATCTGCTCAACTACTAGGCCGTGAAGATAAATACGTTATCGTACGTCTTCAATCTGGAGAAGTTCGCATGATTCTTGCAACATGCCGCGCGACAATCGGTCACGTTGGTAATGAGCAACATGAACTTATCAACATCGGTAAAGCAGGACGTTCACGTTGGTTAGGCAAACGCCCAGCAGTTCGTGGTTCTGTTATGAACCCTAACGATCACCCACACGGTGGTGGTGAAGGCCGTACTGGTATTGGTATGAAATCACCAGTTACTCCTTGGGGTAAACCGACACTTGGATTCAAGACTCGTAAGAAAAACAACAAGTCTGACAAATTCATTGTTCGTCGTCGTAAAAAATAATGTGAGCGCACTGCGGTTCAATGATTGGGCCGTAGTACAAACACGAGGGGAGGTTCCGACATGGGCCGCAGCTTGAAAAAAGGACCTTTTGTAGATGATCACCTTATTAAAAAGGTTGAAGCACAAAAGGATTCCCAGAAAAAACAGGTTATTAAAACTTGGTCACGCCGTTCAACTATTTTCCCGTCATTTATTGGAATGACGATTGCAGTCTACGACGGACGTAAACACGTACCTGTCTATGTAACTGAAGATATGGTAGGTCATAAACTAGGTGAATTCGCACCTACGCGCACATACAAAGGTCATGGCGCTGACGATAAGAAAACAAGACGTTAATTGAGAGGAGGTTAATCTGATGCAACAAGCAAAAGCTATTGCCCGCACAGTCCGTATTGCTCCTCGTAAAGTCCGTTTAGTCGTTGATCTTATCCGGGGCAAGAAAATCGGTGAAGCTGTCGCGATTCTACGCCTAACGCCGAAAGCGGCATCTCCGGTTGTAGAAAAAGTATTAAATTCAGCGATTGCAAATGCTGAACATAATTACGAAATGGATGTCGAAAACCTAATCATTAGCGAAGTATTCGTAGATGAAGGTCCGACAATGAAACGTTTCCGTCCACGTGCACAGGGGCGTGCAAGTGCGATCAACAAACGCACAAGCCACATCACTGTAGTGGTATCAGAAAAAAAGGAGGGATAATTCGTGGGTCAAAAAGTACATCCTAACGGTTTACGGGTTGGTATCATCCGTGATTGGGAGTCGAAGTGGTACGCAGAAAAAGACTATGCGACTCTTTTACACGAAGATTTAAAAATCCGTGCTTATATTGAAAAACGTCTTGTAGACGCATCTGTTTCTAAAGTAGAAATCGAACGTGCTGCAAAACGTGTTAACGTTACTATTCATACTGCGAAGCCAGGTATGGTAATCGGTAAAGGTGGTTCCGAGGTAGAAGTCCTTCGTAAACAGCTAAACGATATCTCAGGCAAGCGTGTTCACATTAATATTATCGAAATCAAACGTGCTGACCTTGATGCGAAACTAGTCGCAGAATCAATTGCACGTCAACTAGAAAGCCGTGTATCATTCCGTCGTGCACAGAAACAAGCGATTCAACGTACGATTCGCTCTGGCGCTAAAGGAATTAAAACACAAGTATCCGGACGTCTTGGCGGTGCTGACATCGCTCGTGCGGAACATTACAGTGAAGGTACTGTCCCACTTCATACACTACGTGCAGACATTGATTATGCACACGCAGAAGCTGACACAACTTATGGTAAGCTTGGCGTTAAAGTGTGGATCTACCGTGGAGAAGTCCTTCCAGTGAAGAAGAAGAACTCTGAGGAAGGAGGCAACTAATATGTTAATGCCTAAACGCACTAAATATCGTCGTGTATTCCGTGGTAAAATGCGCGGAACTACAAAAGGCGGAGCAACGGTACAGTTCGGTGAGTTCGGTATCCAAGCTATGGAATCTGCATGGATTACAAACCGTCAAATTGAAGCTGCACGTATTTCGATGACACGTTATATGAAACGTGGCGGTAAAGTATGGATCAACATCTTCCCACATAAATCATATACGAAAAAGCCTCTTGAAGTCCGGATGGGTTCCGGTAAAGGTGCTGTAGAAGGCTGGGTAGCAGTTGTTAAACCTGGCAGAGTAATGTTTGAAATCGCAGGTGTGTCAGAAGAAGTTGCACGTGAAGCACTTCGCCTCGCATCTCACAAGCTTCCTATCAAATGTAAGTTTGTAAAACGTGAAGAAATTGGTGGTGAATCTAATGAAAGCTAATGAAATCCGTGACTTAACAACTGCAGAGATTGAGCAAAAAGTAAAATCACTGAAAGAAGAGCTTTTCAACCTTCGTTTCCAACTAGCGACAGGTCAATTAGAAAACACTGCACGCATCCGTGAAGTACGTAAATCGATTGCGCGCATGAAAACTGTAATACGTCAAAGAGAAATCAGTGCAAATAACTGATGAAGGAGGTTGCAGCCATGACTGAGCGTAACCAGCGCAAAGTGTATACAGGCCGTGTAGTATCCGACAAAATGGATAAAACAGTTACTGTAATGATCGAAACACAAAAGAAACACGCTTTATACGGTAAACGTGTAAAGTACTCTAAAAAATTCAAGGCACATGATGAGTTGAATGAAGCGAAAATCGGTGATGTTGTTCGTATTATGGAGACTCGTCCATTATCAGCAACAAAACGTTTCCGCGTACTCGAAATCGTAGAAAAAGCGATCATCATCTAATAACGTTCGGAGATATAAATCCGGGAGGAGGTAGCCTCAATGATTCAACAGGAAAGTCGCATGAAAGTCGCTGATAACTCAGGCGCTCGTGAAGTACTTACAATTAAAGTTTTAGGCGGTTCAGGCCGTAAAGTAGCAAACATCGGTGATGTAGTTGTAGTTACAGTTAAAAAAGCAACACCAGGTGGCGTTGTTAAAAAAGGTGAAGTTGTAAAAGCTGTTATCGTTCGTACGAAAAGCGGGGTACGTCGTAAAGATGGTTCATACATTACGTTTGATGAAAACGCATGTGTAATTATCCGCGATGATAAGAGCCCACGTGGAACTCGTATTTTCGGACCAGTTGCTCGTGAACTTCGCGACAGTAACTTCATGAAAATCATTTCACTAGCTCCAGAAGTTCTTTAATTCACATGACAGTGCCAATCAAGGAGGTGCGACAGAATGCATGTTAAAAAAGGCGATAAAGTTATGGTGATCACTGGTAAAGACAAAGGTAAAACGGGTGTGATCCTAGTTGCTTATCCTAAAAAGGATCGCGTACTTGTTGAGGGTATCAATATTGTTAAAAAACATACGAAACCTAACCAAGAAAATCCTCAAGGTGGAATTATTAGCCTAGAGGCAGCGATTCACGTATCAAACGTCATGGTAATCGATCCTAAGACAGGCGAGCCAACTCGCGTAGGATACAAGATTGAAAATGGCAAAAAAGTTCGTGTTGCTAAAAAATCCGGTGAAAACCTGGATAAATAAGTAACGGATGAAAGGAGGTCCAACAGATGAGCCGTCTAAAAGACAAGTTTAAAAGTGAAGTCACACCTGCTCTTATGAGCAAGTTTGAATATACGTCAGTTATGCAAGTACCAAAAGTGGACAAAATCGTTATCAACATGGGTGTTGGTGATGCTGTTCAAAACACGAAAGCACTTGATGCAGCAGTAGAAGATCTAACAATCATTGCTGGTCAAAAACCGGTCATCACTAAAGCGAAGAAATCAATCGCGGGATTCCGTCTCCGTGAAGGTATGCCTATCGGAACTAAAGTTACACTACGCGGTGAGCGTATGTATGAGTTTCTTGATAAGCTAATCTCGGTTTCGTTACCTCGTGTACGTGACTTCCGTGGTGTTTCCAAGAAAGCATTCGATGGTCGTGGGAACTATACGCTCGGCGTTAAAGAGCAACTTATTTTCCCGGAAATCGACTACGATAAAGTTTCTAAAATTCGCGGTATGGATATCGTCATCGTTACAACTGCAAACTCCGATGAAGAAGCACGTGAGTTACTAACGCAGTTCGGCATGCCGTTCCAAAAGTAAATAAGAGGGAGGCGTAAACGTGGCTAAAAAATCAATGATCGCTAAACAACAACGTACACCAAAGCACTCTGTGCAGGCATACACACGCTGTGAGCGTTGTGGTCGTCCGCATTCTGTGTATCGTAAATTTAAGCTTTGCCGTATTTGTTTCCGCGAACTAGCGTACAAGGGACAAATTCCAGGCGTTAAAAAAGCCAGCTGGTAAACCCGGCAATTTGGGAAGGAGGTAAATGGAATGACAATGAGTGATCCGATCGCAGATATGCTTACACGCATCCGTAACGCGAACATGGTTCGTCACGAGAAGCTTGAAGTACCTGCTTCAAACATGAAAAAAGAAATTGCAGAAATCTTGAAACGCGAAGGTTTCGTCCGCGAAGTTGAATTCGTAGAGGATAGCAAACAAGGTATCATCCGCATTTTCCTTAAATATGGTCAAAACAACGAGCGTGTTATCACAGGTCTTAAACGTATTTCAAAACCTGGTCTTCGTGTTTATGCAAAAACAAACGAAGTGCCTAAAGTTTTGAATGGTCTTGGCATCGCCCTCGTTTCAACATCACACGGTGTCCTTACTGATAAGGAAGCACGTGCTAAACAAGTAGGCGGAGAAGTAGTAGCTTACGTCTGGTAATTCGTAACAAATGAATGGAGGTGCAATTGAATGTCCCGTATTGGCAAAAGGCCGATTGAGGTACCGGCAGACGTAACTGTAACCATCGCTGATGGCAACTTTGTTACTGTTAAAGGGCCTAAAGGCGAACTTACAAACACATTTAACTCTGATATTAAAATCGAACAAGAAGCTAACGTGATCACTTTGGTCCGTCCTTCTGAATCTAAGGAACACCGTTCTATTCACGGAACGACACGTTCATTACTCGATAATATGGTGACAGGCGTTTCAAAAGGTTTTGAAAAAACACTTGAACTTGTCGGTGTAGGTTACCGTGCTTCACTTCAAGGTACAAAACTTGTATTGAACGTAGGTTATTCACATCCGGTTGAATTCACACCGGAAGCAGGAATTGAAGTAGAAGTTCCTGCAAACACAAAGATCATCGTACGCGGTATTAACAAAGAACGCGTTGGTGCTCTTGCATCGAACATCCGACAAGTACGTCCACCAGAGCCGTATAAAGGCAAAGGGATTCGCTACGAAGGCGAAATCGTACGTCGTAAAGAAGGTAAAACAGGTAAATAATGCCGCTTAAGGCATCCCGGAAGGAGTGACCCCGATGATCACGAAACAAGATAAAAACGTTACTCGTAAAAAGCGTCATGTACGTGTTCGTACGAAAATTAGTGGTACTGCAGCTCGTCCACGTCTAAACGTTTTCCGCTCAAACAAGCATATTTATGCTCAATTGATCGATGATGTAAATGCCGTAACGATTGTAAGTGCTTCTACAATGGATAAAGACTTCGGTTCTGATTCCAAAGCAGACACTGCAGCAGCGGCTAAAGTCGGCGAGTTGATCGCGAAGAAAGCTGTTGAAAAGGACGTCAAGTCGGTAGTTTTCGACCGTGGCGGTTACCTATTTCACGGCCGTGTGAAAGCTCTTGCGGACGCAGCACGTGAAAACGGTCTGGAATTTTAATTAAGAAGGAGGGACACATTTCATGCGTCGTAATGATCAGAAACAAAGTGAATTCGAAGAACGCGTAGTTACGATTAACCGCGTAGCGAAAGTTGTAAAAGGTGGACGTCGTTTCCGCTTTACAGCTCTTGTCGTTGTCGGAGATAAAAATGGCCGTGTAGGTTTTGGTACTGGTAAAGCACAAGAAGTTCCGGATGCAATCCGTAAAGCTATCGAAGATGCGAAGAAGAATTTGATCGTTGTACCAATGGTCAAAGGAACAACTCCGCACCAAGTACTTGGACATTTTGGGGCAGGTAAAATTCTTATCAAACCTGCGGCACCTGGTACTGGAGTTATTGCTGGTGGACCTGTCCGTGCAGTACTTGAACTTGCAGGTATCACGGATATCCTTTCGAAATCCCTAGGTTCAAGCACACCAATTAACATGGTTCGTGCAACAATCGAAGGATTGACGAATTTGAAGCGCGCTGAAGATGTAGCTAAATTGCGCGGCAAATCCGTAGAAGAACTGTTAGGTTAAGGGGGGAAACACAATGGCGAACAAACTTGAAATCACCCTTACAAAAAGCGTAATTGGTTCAAAGCCAGCACAACGTAAAACTGTTGAAGCGCTTGGACTACGCAAATTGAACCAAGTGGTAGAACACCAAGATAATGTAGCAATTCGCGGCATGATCAACAGAGTGGACCACCTGGTTACTGTCAAGGAACTATAATTCCGATTTTTTGAATAAGGAGGTGCCAATGAAATGAAATTACACGATATGAAACCAGCTGATGGTGCTCGTAAAAAGCGTAAACGTGTTGGGCGTGGTACAGGTTCTGGTCATGGTAAGACTTCTGGTAGAGGTCATGATGGTCAAAACGCACGTTCAGGCGGTGGCGTACGTCTAGGATTCGAGGGTGGTCAAATTCCACTATTCCAACGACTACCTAAACGTGGATTTACGAACATTAACCGTAAGGAATATGCAATCGTAAATCTTGATACACTTAATCGTTTCGATGCTGGAACAGAAGTAACTCCTGAGCTACTACTTGAATCAGGCATCGTGAGCAAAGCCAAATCAGGAATTAAGATTCTTGGAAACGGAACTCTTGATAAAAAGATCACTGTCAAAGCTCACAAATTCTCCGCTTCTGCTGTAGAAGCAATCGAGAAAGCGGGCGGGCAAACCGAGGTGGTTTAATGTTTCAGACAATCTCCAACTTTATGCGCGTTAGAGATATACGGTCTAAAATCATTTACACATTGCTTGTGCTCATCGTTTATCGACTAGGGACATTTATCCCTGTTCCGAACGTTGACGCAACTGCTTTACAACAGACTGATAATCAACTTATCGGATTAATGAATGTCTTTGGCGGGGGAGCCCTTGCCAACTTCTCCATCTTAACGATGGGGATCATGCCATACATTACAGCATCCATTATCGTGCAATTATTGCAGATGGATGTCGTACCGAAATTTACTGAATGGGCGAAACAAGGCGACGTTGGAAGACGTAAACTTGCTCAGTTCACAAGGTATTTCACAATAATCCTAGCATTTATCCAAGCGATTGCCATGTCATTCGGTTTCAACCGGATGTATGACGGAACGTTGATAACTAGCGAAGGTGTTTCGACATATGTGGTCATTGCGATCGTATTGACGGCAGGAACTGCATTTCTTCTATGGCTCGGTGAGCAAATTACAGCAAAAGGTGTCGGAAATGGTATTTCCATCATTATCTTTGCCGGAATTGTCGCTGCGATCCCGAATGCAGTCAACCAACTTTACGCAACACAGATCCAAGATGCTGGCGACTTGCTATTCATTAGAATCGCAATCATGTTGCTGTTACTTCTTGTGGTCATTGCAATAACTGTTGGAATTATCTACGTGCAAGAAGCATTACGAAAAATTCCAATCCAATATGCGAAGCGTGTCTCAGGACGCGGTCCATCGACTGCAGGACAACAGACACATTTACCATTGAAACTTAATGCCGCAGGGGTTATCCCGGTAATCTTTGCTTCAGCATTTTTCATGACACCACAATCAATAGCCGCTTTCTTTGGAACGAATAGCGTGACGACGACGATTACAAATGTATTTGATTATACGCAACCGGTTGGTATGATCTTCTATCTGGCACTAATCATCGCGTTCACATACTTCTATGCGTTCATTCAAGTGAATCCGGAAAATATTGCGGACAATCTTAAAAAGCAAGGTGCATATATCCCGGGCATTCGTCCAGGACAAAACACACAAAGTTATCTTACGAAGACTTTGTATAGACTGACATTTGTTGGAGCGATTTTCCTTTCAACAGTGGCAATCATGCCAGTTTTCTTCATTAAATTCGCAAACTTACCACAGTCTGCACAAATTGGAGGAACAAGTCTAATCATCGTTGTAGGGGTTGCCCTTGAGACGATGAAGCAGCTTGAATCACAACTAGTGAAAAGGCATTACAAAGGATTCATGAAATAAGAGTTACAAAGAATTCATTCCTTGTAACTCGAATGTGAAAATGGGAGGGCAAGACGTATGAATATCGTATTAATGGGTCTGCCAGGAGCCGGTAAAGGTACTCAGGCAGACGGAATTGTCGAAAAGTACGAAACCCCTCATATTTCTACAGGCGATATGTTCCGTGCTGCTATTCAAGAAGGCACAGAACTTGGAGTCAAAGCAAAATCGTTCATGGATCAAGGCGCTCTTGTTCCTGATGAAGTAACAATTGGTATTGTACGTGAACGATTAAGCAAATCCGATTGTGATAAAGGTTTTCTTCTCGATGGATTCCCACGTACAGTTCCACAAGCCGAAGCGCTTGATGGATTACTGTCCGATATGGGACGAAAAATTGAGCATGTTCTCAATATCCAAGTCGAGAAGGAAGAACTTGTCGCACGGCTAACTGGCCGTCGTATATGTAAAGTCTGTGGCTCTTCTTATCATCTTCAATTCAACCCGCCAAAGGTTGAAGGGATATGTAACAAAGATGGTGGCGAACTTTATCAGCGTGCGGATGACAATCCCGAAACTGTAACAAACCGTCTGGAAGTAAATATGAACCAAACGGCACCGCTCTTGGCGTATTATGAAGCTAAAGGCGTGTTGGCAAACATTGATGGACAGCAGGACATCGATGACGTTTTCAAAGATCTGGACGCTCTTCTTCAAAAAAGCGGACAGTAAGCTTTTTCAAACGTAGATATTATTGGTCAAATTTGGGCATAATAGTATTACGGAATGAAAAAGTATTTCAACGAGCTGCAAAAGCATATGATGCCCGGTATAGGAACTAGTCGGAGTTCTGCGGGTGTAATGTTCTGAATCATAATAAATGCATTTGCTTACGAAAGTAAGTATAATATTTTTTGTGAAAAGAACTATATAACGCAACTGGGAACTCATCCACGGCAATCTGGACAGTCGTGTCCATTCCGACGCGATTTTCCACAAAAGAGGTCGAGGACTGACTTAAGGGAAACGAAATGTGACAGACGTCTTTCGAACATCACTCATGCTATCCAGACATATGTTGAAGGAAGCTTTAACTTGATTCAGCTAAGTCCGCCATTTCAATATGTGTTGGGATAATTGTCGGCTATAACTAAATCAGAGTGAGTTCAAATGCACGCTGATTCAAGTTAAGCTGCCAGCGGATGTCACGGATTTTGAAAGGAATCAATTGCACACTTGTGCAATTCAAAATCTAGACGCAATTACGCCAAGTCGTAATTGTATTGAGGCGACTGATGCCGCTCGATGGTGAGAACCTTTATTGGATATAGAAGGGAGACAGGATTGATGGCGAAGGACGATGTAATTGAAGTTGAAGGTACCGTAGTCGAAACGTTGCCAAACGCGATGTTTAAAGTAGAGCTGGAAAACGGCCATACGATTCTTGCGCATGTTTCTGGCAAAATCCGTATGCACTTTATCCGCATCCTGCCTGGCGACAAGGTGACAATGGAACTTTCGCCTTATGATTTAACACGTGGTCGTATCACATACCGTTTCAAATAAACTTTTGCACTCCGGAATATTGAAGGAGGTTGGGTAAGATGAAAGTAAGACCATCTGTAAAACCGATCTGTGAAAAATGCAAAATTATTCGCAGACGCGGCCGGGTAATGGTAATCTGTGAAAATCCGAAACATAAACAAAGACAAGGTTAATTCAGAAGGAGGTGCACAATCTATATGGCACGTATTGCTGGTGTAGACGTTCCGCGCGATAAGCGCGTCGTAATTTCATTGACTTACATTTTCGGAATTGGAAAAACAACTGCTCAAAAAGTATTGGCAGCAGCTGGAGTATCTGAAGAAGCACGCGTACGCGATCTTACTGATGCTGAGCTTGACAAAATCCGTGAGCAAATTGACGGATTGAAAGTTGAAGGGGACCTTCGTCGTGAAACTTCACTTAACATCAAACGCTTGATGGAAATCGGTAGTTTCCGTGGTATTCGTCACCGTCGTGGCTTGCCTGTTCGCGGTCAAAACACGAAAAACAACGCACGTACTCGTAAAGGTCCTAAACGGACAGTTGCAAACAAGAAAAAATAATAGGTAAAGGAGGTATCTTCTTAACATGGCACGTAAACAACAAACTCGTAAACGTCGCGTGAAAAAGAATATTGAATCCGGTATTGCACATATCCGTTCGACGTTTAACAATACAATCGTTACAATTACTGACATGCAAGGGAACGCATTATCTTGGTCAAGTGCTGGTGCACTAGGCTTTAGAGGTTCTCGTAAATCGACTCCGTTTGCTGCACAAATGGCTGCAGAAACAGCTGCAAAAACTGCTATGGAGCAC comes from Sporosarcina sp. FSL K6-3457 and encodes:
- the rplP gene encoding 50S ribosomal protein L16, producing the protein MLMPKRTKYRRVFRGKMRGTTKGGATVQFGEFGIQAMESAWITNRQIEAARISMTRYMKRGGKVWINIFPHKSYTKKPLEVRMGSGKGAVEGWVAVVKPGRVMFEIAGVSEEVAREALRLASHKLPIKCKFVKREEIGGESNES
- the rplN gene encoding 50S ribosomal protein L14, producing MIQQESRMKVADNSGAREVLTIKVLGGSGRKVANIGDVVVVTVKKATPGGVVKKGEVVKAVIVRTKSGVRRKDGSYITFDENACVIIRDDKSPRGTRIFGPVARELRDSNFMKIISLAPEVL
- the rplD gene encoding 50S ribosomal protein L4; the protein is MAKVSVLNQTGSSVGDIELNDAIFGIEPNEAVLFEALVQQRASLRQGNHKVKTRAEVAGGGRKPWRQKGTGRARQGSIRSPQWRGGGIVFGPNPRSYSYKLPKKVRRLALLSALSTKVREEDIIVLDGLTFDAPKTKEFVKVLAALSIDKKALIVTADLDETVALSARNIPGISVVTASGINVLDLIGHNKLVMTKAAVQKVEEVLG
- the rpsJ gene encoding 30S ribosomal protein S10 yields the protein MAKQKIRIRLKAYDHRILDQSAEKIVETAKRSGASVSGPIPLPTERSVYTILRAVHKYKDSREQFEMRTHKRLIDIVNPTPQTVDALMKLDLPSGVDIEIKL
- the rplC gene encoding 50S ribosomal protein L3, coding for MTKGILGRKVGMTQVFAENGDLIPVTVIEAGQNVVLQKKTKETDGYESIQIGFEDKREKLANKPEKGHVAKAATAPKRFVREFRELDVNGYEVGQEVKVDTFAEGDIVDITGTTKGKGFQGVVKRHGYSQGPMSHGSRFHRAPGSIGSVDAQRVFKGKKLPGRMGGKTVTIQNLEIIRVDAERNLLLVKGNVPGSRKSLLQVRSAIKGN
- the rplV gene encoding 50S ribosomal protein L22, with translation MQQAKAIARTVRIAPRKVRLVVDLIRGKKIGEAVAILRLTPKAASPVVEKVLNSAIANAEHNYEMDVENLIISEVFVDEGPTMKRFRPRAQGRASAINKRTSHITVVVSEKKEG
- the rpmC gene encoding 50S ribosomal protein L29, translating into MKANEIRDLTTAEIEQKVKSLKEELFNLRFQLATGQLENTARIREVRKSIARMKTVIRQREISANN
- a CDS encoding type Z 30S ribosomal protein S14; this encodes MAKKSMIAKQQRTPKHSVQAYTRCERCGRPHSVYRKFKLCRICFRELAYKGQIPGVKKASW
- the rplW gene encoding 50S ribosomal protein L23, producing the protein MEARDILKRPVITERSSEQMEFKKYTFEVDTRANKTHVKQAVEEIFGVKVEKVNVQNYKGKFKRMGKHAGYTNKRRKAIVTLSADSKDIELFEI
- the rpsS gene encoding 30S ribosomal protein S19, which codes for MGRSLKKGPFVDDHLIKKVEAQKDSQKKQVIKTWSRRSTIFPSFIGMTIAVYDGRKHVPVYVTEDMVGHKLGEFAPTRTYKGHGADDKKTRR
- the rplB gene encoding 50S ribosomal protein L2, coding for MAIKKYKPTSNGRRNMTSSDFAEITTDKPEKSLLAPLKRKGGRNNTGRTTVRHQGGGHKRQYRVIDFQRRKDGIPGRVATIEYDPNRSANIALINYVDGEKRYILAPKGLEVGMTVMSGPDADIKVGNTLPLENIPMGSTIHNIELKPGKGGQLVRSAGTSAQLLGREDKYVIVRLQSGEVRMILATCRATIGHVGNEQHELINIGKAGRSRWLGKRPAVRGSVMNPNDHPHGGGEGRTGIGMKSPVTPWGKPTLGFKTRKKNNKSDKFIVRRRKK
- the rpsQ gene encoding 30S ribosomal protein S17; the protein is MTERNQRKVYTGRVVSDKMDKTVTVMIETQKKHALYGKRVKYSKKFKAHDELNEAKIGDVVRIMETRPLSATKRFRVLEIVEKAIII
- the rplX gene encoding 50S ribosomal protein L24 → MHVKKGDKVMVITGKDKGKTGVILVAYPKKDRVLVEGINIVKKHTKPNQENPQGGIISLEAAIHVSNVMVIDPKTGEPTRVGYKIENGKKVRVAKKSGENLDK
- the rpsC gene encoding 30S ribosomal protein S3 → MGQKVHPNGLRVGIIRDWESKWYAEKDYATLLHEDLKIRAYIEKRLVDASVSKVEIERAAKRVNVTIHTAKPGMVIGKGGSEVEVLRKQLNDISGKRVHINIIEIKRADLDAKLVAESIARQLESRVSFRRAQKQAIQRTIRSGAKGIKTQVSGRLGGADIARAEHYSEGTVPLHTLRADIDYAHAEADTTYGKLGVKVWIYRGEVLPVKKKNSEEGGN
- the rplE gene encoding 50S ribosomal protein L5, which encodes MSRLKDKFKSEVTPALMSKFEYTSVMQVPKVDKIVINMGVGDAVQNTKALDAAVEDLTIIAGQKPVITKAKKSIAGFRLREGMPIGTKVTLRGERMYEFLDKLISVSLPRVRDFRGVSKKAFDGRGNYTLGVKEQLIFPEIDYDKVSKIRGMDIVIVTTANSDEEARELLTQFGMPFQK
- the rpsH gene encoding 30S ribosomal protein S8 codes for the protein MTMSDPIADMLTRIRNANMVRHEKLEVPASNMKKEIAEILKREGFVREVEFVEDSKQGIIRIFLKYGQNNERVITGLKRISKPGLRVYAKTNEVPKVLNGLGIALVSTSHGVLTDKEARAKQVGGEVVAYVW